Proteins encoded in a region of the Sphingomonas sp. OV641 genome:
- a CDS encoding SDR family oxidoreductase — protein MSEFESSRRGLLGGAVLGLAAASTPAAAQGQAGGRPMLSDPRTRYRREPFPEQRQPWPALASKMNPRPDHGETSYRGSGKLAGRRALITGGDSGIGRAAAIAFAREGADVAINYYPTEEPDAREVKALIEQAGRKAVLLPADIRTQKACEETVRKAIAALGGLDILVNNAAYQQSKADIMEISDEQFVRTYETNVYHVFRFSKAAIPALPPGGVIINTVSVNSYDPGEELIDYASTKAAILNLTKGMAKQLAKKGIRVNAVSPGPVWTPLQVAGGQLPGKMGEFGQDTPLGRAGQPAELASLYVTLAADDVSFSTGTVVGAHGGKGNP, from the coding sequence ATGAGTGAATTCGAAAGCTCGCGACGCGGCCTGCTGGGCGGCGCGGTTCTCGGGCTGGCGGCGGCGTCCACGCCCGCCGCGGCACAGGGGCAGGCGGGAGGGCGCCCGATGCTGAGCGATCCGCGCACCCGCTATCGCCGGGAACCCTTCCCCGAGCAGCGGCAGCCATGGCCAGCGCTCGCCAGCAAGATGAACCCGCGCCCCGACCATGGGGAAACAAGCTATCGCGGATCGGGCAAGCTGGCCGGACGGCGCGCGCTGATCACCGGCGGCGACAGCGGGATCGGCCGCGCCGCGGCGATCGCCTTTGCCCGCGAGGGGGCAGATGTCGCGATCAACTATTATCCCACGGAAGAGCCGGACGCGCGCGAGGTGAAGGCGCTGATCGAACAGGCCGGGCGCAAGGCCGTGCTGCTGCCGGCGGACATCCGGACGCAAAAGGCGTGCGAGGAGACGGTGCGCAAGGCGATCGCCGCGCTGGGCGGGCTGGACATTCTGGTCAACAATGCCGCTTATCAGCAGAGCAAGGCCGACATCATGGAGATTTCGGACGAGCAGTTCGTCCGCACCTATGAAACGAACGTCTACCATGTCTTTCGCTTCAGCAAGGCAGCGATCCCCGCACTGCCGCCTGGCGGCGTGATCATCAACACCGTGTCGGTGAACTCCTATGATCCTGGCGAGGAGCTGATCGATTATGCCAGCACCAAGGCGGCGATCCTGAACCTGACCAAGGGCATGGCGAAGCAGCTGGCGAAGAAGGGCATTCGGGTGAATGCCGTGTCGCCAGGCCCGGTGTGGACGCCGCTTCAGGTGGCGGGCGGCCAGTTGCCGGGCAAGATGGGCGAGTTTGGACAGGACACGCCGCTGGGCCGGGCCGGGCAGCCGGCCGAGCTTGCCTCACTATACGTCACGCTGGCGGCCGATGACGTAAGCTTCTCCACCGGAACCGTCGTCGGCGCCCATGGAGGCAAGGGCAACCCGTGA
- a CDS encoding helicase-related protein produces the protein MSIAETAAGVAPLLAAHDVIVAVADETRALALTRMLAAMMPDAHVLFCPGTDALPGDDAPPSPANVGQRVSALRAIRQNSAGKNRARIALVTSGEALARAYPPPAAFDAKPPSVAVGEPCDLAQLHDELIALGYIVDERVDEPGEVALRGQVLDIFPADAESPLRIEVADGVIASLRFYDPSDQRSIEDVDSHELGRVAEPPLDGQRVTLLDHLPKAVIVITDRADERRRRLLALSSDAAKRKSRRAAQDIVDDAAWQKALDGRETQGLDQQGEPPARFVEQRGPLAAFAKEAKQVLAAGDRVVLIGGERDLRFLTRRIEKRLDIAALAASDWSEILSSPKGTFCTLTAPADRGFRRDGIFAIAAADLLGSRAEREDGAAHRVDLSFVQGAEIRVGDTVIHEDHGIGVVAGIEALPNGDGTGGDTIKLTYAKDAVRLVPVAEADRLWRYGAEDDAVTLDTLDGRTWHERRGKIAEAIADTARQLTALAAERETHSAPVLDPAPAAYERFAAGFPFSETADQLTAIEAVRSDLASGKPMDRLIIGDVGFGKTEVALRAAAIAALAGKQVALAAPTTVLARQHLESFTARFEDAGIAVAGLSRLTSDAEKKRVKAGLADGSIQVVIGTGAVAGKGVKYKDLALVIIDEEQRFGAADKNKLQDLSAGHILTLSATPIPRTLQSALVGLRQLSVIATPPARRQPIRTAVSDFSPDTLRGALLRERARGGQSFVVVPRISDMAPLAEQLGKLVPELELLQAHGKMPAAEIDETMVRFGRGDGDVLLATNIIEAGLDVPRANTMAIVHADRFGLSQLHQLRGRVGRGHRRGQVLLFTDADDAISPRTLKRLRTLEAFDRLGAGFAISARDLDMRGAGDLLGDTQAGHMRLIGVELYQQLLEDALRTERGETVERWTPELQLGLEGRLPPEWIPEEDLRITLYARLGRLRSDAELDAFEAELEDRFGELPEDAALLMSIARVRERARGLNIARIDAGPAAIALTPRNGSKGAAQIDGLVEKDGRFLLKEALEEPSARLERLAALLG, from the coding sequence ATGAGCATCGCGGAAACCGCAGCAGGGGTCGCGCCGCTGCTCGCCGCGCATGACGTGATCGTTGCCGTGGCGGACGAGACACGCGCCCTGGCGCTGACCCGGATGCTGGCAGCGATGATGCCGGACGCGCATGTCCTGTTCTGCCCGGGGACGGATGCCCTGCCCGGCGACGATGCCCCGCCCTCACCCGCCAATGTCGGCCAGCGCGTCTCCGCGCTTCGCGCCATCCGCCAGAACAGCGCCGGAAAGAACCGCGCCCGTATCGCCCTTGTCACCTCGGGCGAGGCGCTCGCCCGCGCCTATCCCCCGCCAGCGGCGTTCGATGCCAAGCCCCCGTCCGTCGCGGTTGGTGAGCCATGCGATCTCGCCCAATTGCACGACGAACTGATCGCGCTCGGCTATATCGTCGACGAGCGGGTGGACGAGCCAGGTGAGGTCGCCCTGCGCGGGCAAGTGCTCGACATTTTCCCCGCGGACGCGGAATCGCCGCTCCGCATCGAGGTGGCGGACGGCGTCATTGCCAGCCTGCGCTTCTACGATCCCTCCGACCAGCGCAGCATCGAGGATGTGGATAGCCATGAGCTAGGGCGCGTGGCCGAACCGCCGCTCGATGGGCAGCGGGTGACGTTGCTGGATCATCTACCCAAGGCGGTGATCGTCATCACCGATCGCGCGGACGAACGTCGCCGGCGCCTGCTCGCGCTCAGCAGCGATGCGGCAAAGCGCAAGAGCCGGCGCGCGGCGCAAGACATCGTGGACGACGCCGCCTGGCAAAAGGCGCTGGACGGGCGCGAAACGCAGGGGCTGGATCAGCAGGGCGAGCCGCCCGCCCGCTTCGTCGAACAACGCGGGCCGCTAGCAGCTTTCGCAAAGGAGGCAAAACAGGTTCTCGCCGCGGGCGATCGCGTCGTCCTGATCGGCGGCGAGCGCGACCTGCGCTTCCTGACACGGCGGATCGAGAAGCGGCTGGACATTGCCGCCCTCGCCGCCAGCGACTGGTCCGAGATCCTGTCGTCGCCAAAGGGCACTTTCTGCACCCTTACCGCGCCGGCGGATCGCGGCTTTCGCCGGGACGGCATCTTCGCCATCGCTGCCGCCGATCTGCTCGGCAGCCGGGCGGAGCGCGAGGATGGCGCCGCACATCGCGTCGATCTGTCGTTCGTGCAGGGGGCCGAGATCCGCGTCGGTGACACCGTCATTCACGAGGATCACGGCATCGGCGTCGTAGCCGGGATCGAGGCGCTGCCGAATGGCGACGGCACGGGCGGCGATACGATCAAGCTGACCTATGCCAAGGACGCCGTTCGCCTGGTGCCCGTGGCGGAGGCGGATCGGCTGTGGCGCTATGGCGCGGAGGATGATGCCGTCACGCTCGATACGCTGGATGGCCGAACCTGGCACGAACGGCGCGGCAAGATTGCTGAGGCCATCGCCGATACCGCGCGCCAGCTCACCGCCCTGGCGGCCGAACGCGAAACCCATAGCGCGCCCGTGCTCGATCCCGCGCCCGCCGCCTATGAGCGGTTCGCCGCCGGCTTCCCCTTTTCGGAAACCGCCGATCAGCTGACCGCGATCGAGGCCGTGCGCAGCGATCTTGCCTCGGGAAAGCCGATGGATCGCCTCATCATCGGCGATGTCGGCTTCGGCAAGACGGAGGTGGCGTTGCGCGCCGCCGCCATCGCCGCCCTCGCTGGCAAGCAAGTGGCGCTGGCCGCGCCCACCACCGTCCTCGCGCGGCAGCATCTCGAAAGCTTCACCGCGCGCTTCGAGGACGCCGGCATCGCCGTCGCCGGTCTCTCTCGCCTGACGAGCGATGCGGAAAAAAAGCGGGTGAAGGCCGGCCTGGCGGACGGCAGCATTCAGGTGGTGATCGGAACCGGCGCGGTCGCCGGCAAGGGCGTGAAATACAAGGATCTCGCCCTCGTCATCATCGATGAGGAGCAGCGCTTCGGCGCCGCCGACAAGAACAAGCTTCAGGATCTCTCCGCCGGCCACATCCTGACGCTGTCGGCAACGCCTATCCCGCGCACGCTGCAATCGGCGCTGGTCGGGTTGCGGCAATTGTCGGTGATCGCCACCCCGCCCGCCCGGCGCCAGCCGATCCGCACCGCCGTCTCCGACTTCTCGCCCGATACGCTGCGCGGCGCCCTGCTGCGCGAGCGCGCGCGCGGCGGTCAGAGCTTCGTCGTCGTGCCCCGCATCTCGGACATGGCGCCGCTGGCCGAACAGCTCGGCAAACTGGTGCCGGAGCTCGAGCTGCTGCAGGCCCATGGCAAGATGCCAGCCGCCGAGATCGACGAGACCATGGTCCGCTTCGGTCGCGGTGATGGCGACGTGCTGCTCGCCACCAACATCATTGAGGCGGGGCTGGACGTGCCGCGCGCCAATACCATGGCGATCGTCCACGCCGATCGCTTCGGCCTGTCGCAGCTTCACCAGCTGCGCGGCCGCGTCGGGCGCGGGCACCGCCGCGGCCAGGTACTGCTGTTCACCGATGCCGATGACGCCATTTCACCGCGCACGCTGAAGCGGCTGCGCACGCTGGAGGCGTTCGATCGGCTGGGCGCCGGCTTTGCGATCAGCGCGCGCGATCTCGACATGCGCGGTGCCGGCGACCTGCTGGGCGATACGCAGGCCGGGCATATGCGGCTGATCGGTGTGGAGCTGTATCAGCAATTGCTGGAAGATGCGCTGCGCACGGAGCGCGGCGAGACCGTGGAACGCTGGACGCCGGAATTGCAGCTCGGGCTGGAAGGACGCCTCCCGCCCGAATGGATCCCGGAAGAGGATCTGCGCATCACTCTCTACGCCCGCCTCGGCCGGCTGCGCAGCGATGCGGAGCTGGACGCCTTTGAGGCAGAACTGGAGGACCGGTTCGGCGAGCTTCCGGAGGATGCGGCCCTGCTCATGTCGATCGCCCGCGTGCGGGAGCGTGCGCGCGGGCTAAACATCGCCCGGATCGATGCCGGGCCCGCCGCCATCGCCCTGACGCCGCGCAACGGCAGCAAGGGCGCGGCGCAGATCGATGGTCTGGTCGAAAAGGACGGACGCTTCCTGCTCAAGGAAGCGCTGGAAGAGCCATCCGCCCGGCTGGAACGGCTGGCGGCGCTACTCGGGTAG